The Fusobacterium polymorphum genome segment TAATAAGTTAAAAATTGCTTTTTTCCCAATTCATTATTTATTTTATAGAATTGATTTTTAAATTCATTCAAACAAGATTTCCCATCTTTTCCCATAAGTCCCAATATTTTATCTTCTGTATGTTCAGGTGCAATTTTCATCTGTCCTGAAATATGATCTTTTATAATCTCTTTTAAATACATTTGTCCACATTTATTATCATCTAAAATCATGTCATATCTAATTCCTGAAGCTATAAAAATCTTTTTTATATTTGGAATTTTCTTTAACTTCTTTAAAAGTTCTACTTGATTATTATGATTTACTTGAAGATGAGGACATTTTTTTGGATATAAACATCTTCTATCAGGACAAGCACCAAGTTTTAATTTTTTTTTGCATTCGAGTCCATACATATTTGCTGTTGGACCACCAACATCAGAAATATTACCATGAAACTTTGGTGTTTCAGCAATATTCTTAACTTCTTCTACTATTGAACTTTGACTTCTTGACATAATAGTTCTACCTTGATGAATAGCTATTGCACAGAAATTACATTCTCCATAACAACCTCTATGAGTTGTAACAGAATATTTTATAGTATCCAATGCTCTAACTGCTCCCATTTTCTTATAGTAAGGATGTACATCTCTGGCAAATTCCATAGCATAAATCTTATCCATTATTTCTTCTGAATAACTTTCTGATGGAGGATTTTGAATTAAATATCTATTGTCACATTTTTGGCAAAGTCCTTTTGCAGTTATAGGGTCACAATTCAAATAAAAAGTATGAAAAGCTTCTATAAATTTATCTTTATCTGCAAGACATTCAGAATGAGATGGTAAAGATAAATAATCTTCTTTATTCTCCTTACTTAAATAACAAAGTCCCCTAATATTTTGCCAATCTTTTCCATTTTTTAAAGCCGTTGCAAGTTGTAACATAGACATTTCTCCCATACCATAGGATAAAATATCTGCCTTGGCATCAAATAAAATAGGTTTTCTCAATTTATTAGTCCAATAGTCATAGTGAGTTATTCTTCTCAAACTTGATTCAATTCCACTTATTACAATTTTTTTTGTAGTCCCTTTAAAAAATCTACGAACCATATTTGAATAAACTAAAACTGCTCTATCTGGTCTTTTATTATTTTCTCCACCTGGTGTGAAGTCATCCTGTTGTCTTCTCTTTTTAGTTGCAGTATAGTTTGCAACCATAGAGTCAACACAACCTCC includes the following:
- a CDS encoding YgiQ family radical SAM protein, with translation MKFLPTTKEEMKNLGWDSIDVLLISGDTYLDTSYNGSALVGKWLVEHGFKVGIIAQPEVDVPDDITRLGEPNLFFAISGGCVDSMVANYTATKKRRQQDDFTPGGENNKRPDRAVLVYSNMVRRFFKGTTKKIVISGIESSLRRITHYDYWTNKLRKPILFDAKADILSYGMGEMSMLQLATALKNGKDWQNIRGLCYLSKENKEDYLSLPSHSECLADKDKFIEAFHTFYLNCDPITAKGLCQKCDNRYLIQNPPSESYSEEIMDKIYAMEFARDVHPYYKKMGAVRALDTIKYSVTTHRGCYGECNFCAIAIHQGRTIMSRSQSSIVEEVKNIAETPKFHGNISDVGGPTANMYGLECKKKLKLGACPDRRCLYPKKCPHLQVNHNNQVELLKKLKKIPNIKKIFIASGIRYDMILDDNKCGQMYLKEIIKDHISGQMKIAPEHTEDKILGLMGKDGKSCLNEFKNQFYKINNELGKKQFLTYYLIAAHPGCKDKDMMDLKKYASQELRVNPEQVQIFTPTPSTYSTLMYYTEKDPFTNQKLFVEKDNSKKQKQKDIVTEKRKK